Genomic DNA from Coffea arabica cultivar ET-39 chromosome 7e, Coffea Arabica ET-39 HiFi, whole genome shotgun sequence:
tatatgtaaaataaaataataattaaagaaTATGTTGAtaatacaaataaataaaaattgataAATAATGCAATTTCCAAACAAACCTACACTTCAGTTTTCTAGATAATCAAGGCATTCATAGAATCCAGAAGATTTGACAATATCCCCCTTTTACAGCTTCCCAACGTTACAGGTGGTTATGATTTGTAAGGTTGTCGGCACATCTTTGTGATAGTAGATAtaagattatttgaaaaaaaaaaaaaggagtcttGTATTATTAGTGTAATACTTCTTCTAATGTCGCCTGTgtgaaataaaatgataattaaaatattattagaaattatttttaaataatattgaAAACCTTTTCCAAATAATTGATTTCCAAACTGAGCATGATTTTCTTGTTTGCTTTGTCAAACTTAATTGATCATGCAAACAAAGGCTTTTTTCAATGAATATTTCCAATTTGATTTCATACTGTCTGCGatttgttcttttttatttttatttttttaatttgatcAAGATACAAAACAATTGTTTATTGCTTTGCATTGCAATCTCAACAACAATATGTATGGACACAATATTataagggttattatcactttgccCCATTAACGTTTAGTGCCACTATCAATTTCCCTCTTAACATTATCTTCAATCACTTTACCCCACAAACTAACGGTCAAACTtaacggagtttgttaattaaagtgaaaagatatatttaacccttaaaattattatcactttaccccataaactatagtttcattatcaatttacccctagattattttttagacaatttatcctaccattaaaccaacttagcaagttaaaaaactttagaataATATATCCTTctctttgtataataaaaataataaaaaatttagagtgactcttctcctttttagtatcgagaaaaaaaagtcaaaatattaatttctttcttcttggcaatcttattaatatcaaaaaagaatagaaagataaaaagggggagggggagagggagagagctcagttctttttaaaaaaaaattacaaataagaaagaattaaatacttttattattttaaaattatttcacttttctgTTTACTATCAAATTCCAATCCTAAACCCGACAACCTTAATGTAATACAATAATATtaaacttttctttattttctttctttacaaaatctaattttctttcttcttcttttctatttctttttcttttcctagtattaataagtgtaaaaaaaaatttgagaaaattcttttatttttatgtttttcgatctcttaaagtgaaaaaaatggaagaataaccattccaacttttttatttttaattatatataaaagggtaaatatatttaaaattttttgatatactagttagattaacgatgaaGTAAAATCCctaaaaaataatgttaggaactaaagtgattgtatcactataatttaaacgaataaagtgataataacatgTTTAATTCTCCGTTTggatttcttattttttaaaaaataaaaatatgtttggattagctatttttgaggatatttttgaaaaatgttactgtagcaaaatttttatagtatattttagaaaatattttgagatatttaagaatagaagagtttttagaatatattttaaaattttttttaaatattaaaaaaaatttagactactttttagagtactttttaaaaattttaataatattttaaaaattagtttttgaaaaactcttgaatccaaacagagcccaaatttttcataaataatATTATAGTAATAtgcaaacaaaaataattcaaaaaaatatcacATCAATACAATATATTaaaaataactccaaatatataaaaaataaaatctacacATTTTTTCCTCCATCTATCACCACCACTGCCATTATCCCCCATTTCTCCTCTTTCCTCTCCTTCACTCTCCCCTATCCCTCTCCCGCCACACCCTATCACTCCCTTTCCTCCCTAAATCTGGCCTTGAATAGAGACTATGAATCTATGATCTAGCTGCGGCCAAATCACAACTAAAAGGACCACGATCTAGTTGTGATGTTGTGACTAGAGGCCTCGATCTGGTTTCGGCCAGATCGGGGGGAAGGGGAGGAAGGGAAAAGAGGAGGGGGTGAGATATGGTTGAGAAAGtaaggggaggaaaaaaatGGGATGAGGAAaattggaggaggaaagagatGGAGGAGgggaggaggaagaaggaagagaaagggGGAGGAGGGAGGAGTAGAATGGAAGGGATGGTGGGTGATGatgataattttttaaaaaatattataaaaaaatttcaaatttaaaaaatatgtcaaaatatatttcaaaaatatcacaaaaaaatatttataataaaagATTTTTCATGTATAttgttataataaaatatttttaaaatatttcaaaaaaataactaatccaaaagGAGTCTAGTGTACTTAAAAAAGATTTGTTCAATTCACCTCTTAAAATGAAACGTCTTTTCTGGTATCCTGTCAGCTGGGACGGCATTTATGGGCAGTTGAAACAGCCTTAATGATCAACACTTTCAATCTACTCAAAGTAGCTTGTTTCATAAATTACAAGATTTATGACATGTATCTACCCCAAAAACACATTAAAAGCACAAAAAATTGCTGCTTTTTCCTGTTGTGGGATGGGATCCATAAGGAAATAGGCTCCTTCAGCTTCTTTTGATGAGCGAATTGATTCATGTAGCAGAAATCACGGGACTTGAAAACCTGTGAATTGAGCGAATGACATTTTAGATAAGTCTAACCAGTCCAACAACGTTaaatacccttttttttttttttttccggaaacgTTAACAGTGACAACGTTAAATACTTGCGAAGTGTCTAAATCATTCCCCTGTATTCAGCAGCGTAGGACACCATTGGTCGTCGTAGAATGCAGAAGCTACGAAGAAtacatcttttgtttcttttctttttctttctgtttGCACGTAGGAGATTTTTGTTTGTGTTAAAATTAACGATGCCTTAATTAGACCTGCCAAATATATTGGGCTGACCTGAGCTCAATTGGATCGGTCCTAAATTTAGTGGGCTGAACTTCATACAATGTGAACTAATCAAAACATAGACCAATGTCTTTTGCCTAATTGAAGTGTGAGCTGAATTTGGATTGGACTAAGCTCAATCCAATTAATAGTCAGCTTGAAAAATGTCTATCTCATGGCTCATGTGGGTAAATTAAGAAGATTTGTTTATCTAAATTCAGTCGAAtatttaaagtttttttttgaaTAGTCAAATATTTAAAGTTTAGATGGTTAATTTTatgataagttttttttttcaatctctAATTGCTAAGTTTATGGATATTCTGGTAAACTGTGTTATTTTTTGTCCTAAAATTCAAACAACTATTTGtaaatagggataattgcagaaacctcccctgagatttctgacatttgcactgacctcccctctaGGTTTAGAAATTGCATTCACCTCCCCTGAACAGTAACAATTCGTTGCAGAAACCTCCTTGACAGCTTTTGCAGAAGTGAGATAagaattttcttccaattttgcccttacttgcttgacaattattatttgcttgacaattgcttaactaattatctaattagttaatagttaaactaattaactattaactaattatctaattaactattaactattaactaattaactaattatcaaattaactaattaactaattatctaattaactaaagctgttgtctgtccgaaactaacaaactatttgcatgttaaactaattaactaattaactgcttaactaattaactaattaactaactaactaattatctacctaattaactaattaactaactaactaattaactacctaattatctaattaattaattaactaattaactaattttttttatctaattaactaattatctaattaactaaagttgttgtctattcgaaactaacaaactatttgcatgttaaactaattaactaattaactaaatctgtgtctgtccgaaactaacaaattatttgcatgttaaattaattaactaattaactgcttaactaattaactacctaattatctaattaattaatgaactaatgaactaatttctgtttatctaattaactaattaactaaaactgttgtctatccgaaactattagataattagttaattagataaatagaaattagttaattagataattagttaatagttaattagtttaactatgcagaaatagtttgattagttaataactattaacaattagataattagttaattagttaatagttaattagataattagttattaattaattagataattagttatttagttaattagttaattagttaaactaTGCAGCAATAGTtaatttagtgtaatttttattaacaaatgttttgttgggtttgatgaaagtactcatcacattcatttggtaaaattaaatcatgtcaaggGTACTTTAGTAAATTGATCCACTTTTGCCTATCAAATTGCCTTCAACTTTTcataggggaggtcagtgctatTTCAAATTTGATAGGGGAGGTCAATGCTATTACTATAAAggtcaggggaggtttctgcaattatcccttgtAAATATATATGGATTAACTAGTTGTTTCGCTTAACTAGATTTTGTGAACATATAAAATAAATGCATGACATAAGTTTGGGTCTACCCTAATTAGACTCAATActtgactttttcctttttgattcGAGCATGAGTTGCAAAAATGTGAGCCTAACTGAACTAAACTTGGATTTAAAAGAATTACATTTTATTTATGggatttgaatttgaatatgtCAAAACCCAACTCACAAAGGTCAATTGACAGGCCTAGCCTTAATAGAGCTAACATTTGCAATCGGGGAAATATCCCTTCTATTACTTTTTCTTTGACAACaacaattccttttctttttttttttttttttagtgtaaatggGAGAATTCAAACTTGAGGCCTCTTATTTGCATTCCCATCTCCTAGATAATAATTCTTTTTATGAATGTTTATATAATAAGAATTCACAATATCAACTTAATTTAGTAGAACAATCTTTTCTAATTCATTCTATCTTAATAATACAAACCGAGTACTTACAATTGATATGTAACTCATATTCATCTTCGATAGTCCGGCATATATGATCAATTTATACGGCATAATCATCGTGAATATATTGAAAACGTATGTTTGGGTATGAGATTATTTGACATAACAAACACACAATCTCTAACTgcatttttaataaattttattaataaaaaatattatagtaattattctaaaaaatTCAAGTAATATTCTATACAAACAACTTCACATTGTGACAGCATATCTATATTGTTTGTATTGGATGTACAAGTATATAGTGGCAGCATATAGGCCTTGTTTGATAATCTAATTTAGTATTTAAACTTAATATGAATTTAGAtcttaattaagtggcactaaattttctaaataaaatttgctatcaaaattaagtgataaactattcactcaTCGCTGAATGTGATatcactcaaatgtattagatttaatatttaacaattcaatggattcagacttcaaatttcaaatttcagttttatcaaatggaCTCTTAATCTCTAATGTTTACATCATATTTTAAGCCGAACCAGTCCACATGGATTTTTATGCATTATAGTCCAAAATAGAAACagactatatatatatgtatatgtatgtatccATCCTAATCCACTCCCAAAATTGCACACACTCCAAATTGATGCTATGTTACAAGATGGAACCAGTTCCATTCCGATCAATCAAAGCACATTGTGCAAAACCATGAAGAGAAATATTCCATCCCAACAAGCACGAAAAGGTAATCAACCTAACAGAGGGAGAGTGTGACCACATGCGGTAGTATCCCGTAGGTCACCGGTTCGAGTCCCAGTAACGAAAATGGGGTAACCCAACAACCCGAATAAGGGTTGGGGCCTGAAGTGGGGTCAGAtccttttttttgacaaaaaaaaaaaaataacagagGGAGAGTGTGGGTATTTCTCATAGTTATTAAATTCACTCTAGTCCGATGATTCAATCAATCAAGTTGATGAACCGTCTATCTAACTGGACTGAGTTGGTAATTTGACCGTTTAAAAAGGTAAATTATTGACAAGTCAACAATTCATCGATCCAACCAGAAGAACTGAAAACCCGCCCAAGTTTTGAGAAACACTTGGAGCAAAATTTGAGTTGCATAGGCCACTAGCACAATTCAAACTTGGGATCTGTCAGATGACTCGGCACCTTACCAATGGACAAAATGCTTTTATGGGCTATTgattattttataatattattctattttctttcaaatcttgaatttttcctttttttctcctttaatcACTCCTTAAATAAGCATTTCTTGAATCTTTAAAACTCTCATACTTTATTCCAAAATGATATCTTACCATAATTCATTCCTGACATAATAATTACATTGATAAAATTTTGTAATTGAGAGAAAAAAACTACATAAAAGTAAGATGTCATGCTTTAAAGTTGGTTTTTATTCCTAATCAAAATTATTTTGACCTCTAATAGTTAATTATTTAATAGCTCATTGAAAGCTAAACAAAAAACTTTTATAACATAATTTGTCAAGATTTATATATacaaaattattaaatattatatttaattaaaaatacattttaataATTCACCAATTTAATTATCCACTCACTAGTTAAACCAATAACTCACTGGTTCACTCCCTTCGTCGGGTTCTTActcgggtttatttttattttactctTTGTCACAACCCGAGGCTTGACAacgatgttttttttttttctacgaCTTGTCATAATCAAAAGGACCCGACATCACATGTTATGAGTAGTAATGAGAACAACAAACCTTTCACTGATATGGCAAACCCTTGCGCCTGCACGACGCATCCACTTTTAACCTCACTTTCCCTTTATAGTAACGGATCAGTCATGCTTATCAACCTAGCTTTGGTACCACACCTCCCGTTTTCTCACAAACTCTTAATCTATTTTTAAGGTTGTTCTTGTACTTGTTTGTTCTtcgaggaggaggaggaggagattcCAGGAGGAGATGGGTCGTGGAAAGATAGAGATCAGGAAGATTGAGAACTCAACCAACAGGCAAGTTACTTACTCTAAGAGAAGAAATGGTATTTTCAAGAAAGCCCATGAGCTCAGCGTTCTTTGTGATGCTAAGGTTTCACTCATCATGCTCTCCGATACCAAGAAGTTCCATGAGTATACTAGTCCTTCAATAACGTATGTCCTATGACCATAACTCTTGTGGTTTCCtgtttttcttttataattttGGTGATGCATGTTAAATCCGTCGAGAAGTCTTAAGTAGAAtgttcttgatttggtttgggTAGGACTAAAAAGGTCATGGATGATTATCAAAGCGCTGTAGGTGTTGATCTCTGGAGCACGCACTATGAGGtgtttttcttaaatttctcgCTAATAATTGCTTAGTTgattatgtgtgtgtgtgtttttagTAACTAATTTGCATGTGTAGAAAATGCAAGAGAATTTAAGAAGATTGAAGGAGACCAACAATAAGCTGAGGAGAGACATCAGGTAGAGTATTAAGATACGATGATATTGGAGTAGCAACTCCGTACGTATTGATTAAGTGTGATAATACTACTAATTCTTTTTTCTGATTCATGAGTGTGAAGTATCTACTGATTGTACGTCAATGGAATTTGTTCCACAGGCAAAGAATGGGTGAAGACTTGAATGATCTCAACTGGGACAATATGTGCCGTCTGCAAGAGAAGATTGTTGATTCTCTTGCTATCATACGCCATAGAAAGGTTCCTCCTTGTACTTTGCACTTTTTAATTTATACGAGgctgaatattttttttttccttccttcacAATTTCGCAGCAATAACATGGTGGACGTTGTCAATTAAACATATCGTTTCCATTCTGAAGAAATCAAGAATACTGGAGTGTGGTTATTATTTACCAGAGAATTCATTCATTACTTGGTTCATGTCTTGAACATCAGAGAACAATTTTATTTGTATAATACTCGTCTCATACTTCGAAAATGAGTaaacactttcatttttatatGGGAACTCTCACGGATCTTTGAACTAGTATATATACACCTTGCCAAATCTAACTCATCATGTCCAAAAAATATCCATATGGATCTTTTGTACTCGAATGGATTTTAGTCTTTGCGATGGTTAGAGACTCTCATTAATAGCAATCGACCAGGTATAACTTCCTTCTTGTGaacttattttcttgcatatatATGCAGTTGAAGTTGCAGGGTGAATTTGTTCTTTCTTTAGACtcaaagaaaagcaaaagaattTACATATAGATGAATTAACATTATTTCTTCAATTGTTTCTCTTTGCAACCTTCAATACATGCACCTTCAGGTAGGCGAAAGAAGTGCAGAGTTCTAATGGAACATGCAATTGTCGTCTAGCTAGTCACCTATCCATAGCTTTCGATAGATTTGGTTAGAACTGAGAATACATTTTACGAACTGTTTTGCAGTACCATGTGATCAAAAATCAAACTGATACCTACAAGAAGAAGGTTGGTGATCAGCTTTTATGCTTCAATTCATTCTTTAAAAATATTCGCTTCTTTGCGCGCCCATATAGTTTCTGTCAGAAAGAAAAATATCCTGGGATTACCCTTTCAATTAATGCGCGCAGGTGAGAAacctgaaggaaagacatggaaATCTTCTGTATGACTTGGTAAGCAGATCACAGATACACCTTCATCTAAAATGGGTGGTCACTTCTCAATTAATTATCTTTATCTTCCTAGCTGGTAGTTTAATTATCTTGGTAGCCACTCTTTTGGGATTCCCAATTTCATGATAATAAAGAAACTAAAGAAAGTTGGTGTGACTGTCGAGTGAAGGAGGCAAGATCATGTGAAGATCCAAAGTATGGGATTGTGGACAACGCCAGAGACTACAACTCGGCCCTTGCATTAGCTGATGGAGGGTTGTCCAACCTCTATGCTCTCCGATTGCAGTCGAGCCACCCCAATCTTCAGGACCTCCGACTTGCTTAAACTTTAAAAGCTCCAAGAACTGGGGATTTATCTAATTTATGTTCTTATCTAATTTTATCCGCAAAGAACTAGTGGATGTGCTAGTCCTCGTATGAGAAAGAATGTTAGAAGTAATTTAAGTTGTTGAAACTCAAAAACTGCATTAACTATTGGGACGAGGTTTTTGCTCATGCAATATCTACTTCGATGCTGTAATGCGATTTTTAATTTCCTTTAAAAACTTCATCTGCGCTACTTGTTGAGAGTTGGGTTAGTTTATGGTAAAAGTATCCTCATGTATGCAAAGATCGGGAGTTAGGATTAATCTTTGTACTACTTTTTAAAGATTGTAACAACTGATATGATATGCAGTGAATATCAGAGTAGCACTTATTAGTTAGTGCTACAATATTCTAGAGTGACAtataaataattatatatgtgtgtatgtgcATCGGATTTTCTTGTTTCCTTATTCTTGGctgtgttatatatatatatatatatcagatGTAATTATTATCTGAAGCCTCGGGTTCGAATCCTCTTGCTtacacgaaaaaaaaaaatattatctgAAGCTACAACCCCAACTAAACATGATATAACGGCGTTCAAGTACTAAAAAGAAATTCAAGTTTAGTACTGGTAATTACTATAATTTTCTTTGGCACATTGGCCAATGGCCAGATTCTTACTAGCGAGTTGCTTAATTACCAAGCTATGGTTAAATAGCTATGTGATCATTTTACgggtttgtgtgtgtgtgtgtgttttttttttcttcacgaTTTTTATTAGCAACTTCcggattttaattttttttttatttctacgTAATTATTAACTGATAAAACTGCTTATGATAGTACTGGTAAAGAATCAGATTGTTCGTGGTTGGTTATTCCTAAGCAAAACTCAAAAAGTTGGTGAAAATAAATAATTGATGTGCTAAAGTCAACTCCGTGAGGTACAATGGGAGTTACCCTCTAGTCTACAAAACCACAAATTGTACTCCTTGAGGTACAACGtattaaaacttttttttttttttgaaaattcatttttcttcaaaaagatGGTAGCTTGCTGTGATATTAATGTATCTATTGCTCCGAAGGAAACTAATGTATCTATTGCTAacaccaaataaataaataaataaagtcaaTGAACAAAATTATGTGGTTGACTTTGTGGGCCATAGTCGTCTAAGGTGAATACTTATACGAGTACCAGTAGATTTAAAAGTTTAAACTAAATTACACattaaacagaaaaaaaataggaaattaaaaaaaagaaaaaaaaaagaagaaaggtggCTACGGTGATCGACGTCGACGAAGAGCTCCACAGACGATCACTCTTGGAATTCGGTATCTTTCATTTCGGAAAAAGCTTTAGACTTCAAATTTGCCAACTGGAAAACCTACTGCACATTCAAATTAGTCTACGGACGAACAGTTTTTAGGTTTTACTGCAGAAGCTGGAAGGGGAGAGGACCATGGCAGCTGCGGTTCCAGTCTCCACTGCTTGGATTCCCGAAGATGACCTCTTATTGAAGAACGCTGTCGAGGTAACTGCCTGCCTTTAGTCTGAGTTTCTCAGAATCATCTGCTTTATTGTTTGGAATTGAGTTTTCACTTCATTTTAGGAAtactatgaatttttttttttaatttggtttcGTATTTATTCGCATTACAATTGAAGTCTCGGAATTTTTGTACATTTTACTTGTGCTTGACATATGCTCTAGTTGCAATTATGGGAATCAATTCAGTTATCATATTCCATTTTGTCTGTCTGTATGTATGTAGCAATAGTGATATAGTGATGCTTGAACTAGCTAATCCAACTGTGTGGAGCACAAATTACGCCAAATTAGGGGGCGTTTCAAAATTATAATGCTCTGAGACTTTTATTTCTGGTGGAAGATGAGTGTGCATTAGCTATTGTGGgatttggctttttttttttgtagataatttttctaaattACTAGCTGTACATTGATGAAATAATTAGGTATTCTAGGAATTATATGAGTTTAAGGTGCTTTTCTTCATCCTTGAGGTTTCATTAAAGGTGACAGCACTTTTATGTGGTTCCTGAAGGACCGACCTGTTAAGGTTCTTTAAGTCGGAGTGAGTATTTGCTACTTCATTGTTGATATCATAAAGAGAATTGTAAGCATTGCTATCATAAAGTGGGGAATGGTGTAGCATTGTGTGACTGGTTCTCGTGCAAGGAAGAATACCATCATCAAAAGGAGAAGATGTTGCATTGAAATGTCGAAAACCGTCAACTAGATTGTCTGCTGTCTGCTCTTAATTTAGCTATTGTATTTCTGGAGAAAGCTTGAAATAAAGAACAGATTGCTGAGAAGTTGTCAATTTTTGCTAATAATAGTCCCTTTAACCTCCCTTCTTGTTTTACTCTTTAATTATCACTTTGAATGCACTTCTAATTCAGCTTTTCTGTGGGCTTCCACGTCCTGGATCATAAATCTTGTGTTCTTTTCTTTGGTTCCAGGCTGGGGCTTCCTTGGAAGCACTGGCCAAAGGGGCAGTACAGTTCTCCCGTAGATTTACCTTCCAGGAGCTGCGAGATAGGTGGCATTCCCTTCTCTATGACCCTGATGTGTCAGCCCAGGCATCTATTCGCATGTTTGAGCTTGAGTTGTCTGGGTTCAATCCTTTATCGAGAAATAATAGGTTTGATCATTCCAAAGTAAGTAGGGAGGTACCTGAAAAGAGGAAAATTGTGAGCATCCGCAAACAATATTATTCCATGCGGAAGAAATTTCGCAGTGAGTTTTTCAACCCTACTGACCTTGGTTTTCCAGACGAGCCAAATCTTCACGAGAGCAGTGGAAATGTGGCTGATTTCCGCGGATTTGATCGGGATCCACAGGACAGCAATTGTGTGCTTGGAAACTCTATGCAGAATCAATTTGAGTTTCAGGAAGCAGAGATAGAGATCCTACGTAGTGCGTTTGCAAAACCAACAGGGAATGCATCTGTCACCTCTGGTGCTGTTAGTACACGCACATCATATCTCACAGGATGCTCTAATACACTTGAAGATAAGCAGCCAAATGGACTGTTCAGGACATATGGATTTCCTGAGGATGTTTCCACTCCACTAAGGCAAGATGGAACTCCTTTTGAGGCAAATGTTAAATCTAGGGTAATGTCTAGTTTCATTCAAAATAGTTCAGTCAACATTGGTGAATGCTCTGGTATTCAGGAGCCTGGCCTACCAGAAATACCATCTAACAGTAAGCTCTTAGAAAGTTTGGAGATGCAACAGTTGTCTGCCTTTGATTCAAGAAAGGAGAATCCACGTAATGTTCTCCGGGGATCAAGACAGGAATGCGACATGAATGCGCCTGCTGGTAATTCATCATTTCACACTATTGGTTTTTCAGCTGCAGATCCTAATCTGTCCCTTTGGGAACCAGTGCAAGATTTTTCTGCAAGTCCTCTGCCAGTCAGTTTGAAGCAAGGTGATGCAACTCAGGATGCTGAAAAGATGCTTACTGATGATGGAGCCAGCAATGTGAAGAATGAAGCTGTCTATAATGGTGTTGATTCGGGGCCGTTATTGGGTGTCTCAGAGGGTGAGTTTGGAGACCTTCCAGattcacttttgaacctttcaAATGAAGACGACATTCTCTTCATAGATGTAGATGGGAAAGAAACTAGGGATAAATCTTATTCTGATAATGTTCATTCACTCCTCCTAAGTTCTCCAAATGATGCTCAGGAGGACAGCTTCAATGATATTGAACCTCAGGCATTGGTCACTGCAGAAAGTTGTCGTACTGATCCTCAAGGT
This window encodes:
- the LOC113697871 gene encoding agamous-like MADS-box protein TM6 — translated: MGRGKIEIRKIENSTNRQVTYSKRRNGIFKKAHELSVLCDAKVSLIMLSDTKKFHEYTSPSITTKKVMDDYQSAVGVDLWSTHYEKMQENLRRLKETNNKLRRDIRQRMGEDLNDLNWDNMCRLQEKIVDSLAIIRHRKYHVIKNQTDTYKKKVRNLKERHGNLLYDLEARSCEDPKYGIVDNARDYNSALALADGGLSNLYALRLQSSHPNLQDLRLA
- the LOC113698796 gene encoding uncharacterized protein — translated: MAAAVPVSTAWIPEDDLLLKNAVEAGASLEALAKGAVQFSRRFTFQELRDRWHSLLYDPDVSAQASIRMFELELSGFNPLSRNNRFDHSKVSREVPEKRKIVSIRKQYYSMRKKFRSEFFNPTDLGFPDEPNLHESSGNVADFRGFDRDPQDSNCVLGNSMQNQFEFQEAEIEILRSAFAKPTGNASVTSGAVSTRTSYLTGCSNTLEDKQPNGLFRTYGFPEDVSTPLRQDGTPFEANVKSRVMSSFIQNSSVNIGECSGIQEPGLPEIPSNSKLLESLEMQQLSAFDSRKENPRNVLRGSRQECDMNAPAGNSSFHTIGFSAADPNLSLWEPVQDFSASPLPVSLKQGDATQDAEKMLTDDGASNVKNEAVYNGVDSGPLLGVSEGEFGDLPDSLLNLSNEDDILFIDVDGKETRDKSYSDNVHSLLLSSPNDAQEDSFNDIEPQALVTAESCRTDPQGEDLDNSGAITSSTHAGDQNVQHPEIDEPSASTFTSNSHALGDGNICCTLNTEDPEIPCNDDIFLLIHPSTSFAPPAAQATPVETMGLSSAASPEQTRQGNLLMDAKDLPRSSTWSQKIGPNILPETRPTCSLVGFGVKSELSDMNSKSFLPRDANKALGDLNQCKSSNANQSIPASRALEDSISKVDLKAGECSVSFVEVHNTVAGSLKIDMSDSTTVNPSASDQEELGSDKDVPYFSDVEAMILEMDLDPHDQDLHSSKQAEVLRYQYEDAKRTIIRLEQCAQSCLQRSMTSQGALAVFYGRHLRHYIRKTEVVLGRSTDDFDVDIDLRKEGRANRISRRQAIVKMETNGSFYLKNIGKSLISVNGKLVASGQLICLDSSCLIEIRGMSFVFEINQKYVRQYINSMSRDSKGKNSKFEWSPDGET